One segment of Thermocladium sp. ECH_B DNA contains the following:
- a CDS encoding histone, which yields MPEIPLAPVDRIFKKAGAERVGEDAVQALRDVLESIAYDLANRSIEMSKHANRKTITAEDVRAVIRIIRCVPLSV from the coding sequence ATGCCTGAGATACCGCTTGCACCCGTGGATCGCATATTCAAAAAAGCCGGTGCTGAGCGCGTTGGGGAGGATGCAGTTCAAGCCCTGCGTGACGTGTTGGAATCGATAGCGTATGACTTAGCCAATAGAAGCATAGAGATGTCGAAGCATGCCAATAGAAAAACAATAACAGCGGAGGACGTTAGAGCAGTTATCAGGATAATAAGGTGCGTGCCCCTCTCCGTGTAA